The Aquificaceae bacterium genome includes a region encoding these proteins:
- a CDS encoding glycosyltransferase, whose amino-acid sequence MKLVDITPYFHSRSGGIRRYLLEKTKYLQQRGVEHVLIVPGRERRTYCINATRVYELPSFPLPLTGGYRFFSSFSEIREILQREEPDVVELGGTYQPVNHLKSERYLLSVFYHSDIRTDLSLLPAPERLRKALLEHTIKKKLSRADMIITPSRVQEEFLKASGLENVVTVNLGVDTDVFNPSKRDPYFDRALGIGAGKFKLLYSGRLSPDKNVDLLLEVFQHLDPTLFHLVVAGDGPARKKVEKLTQKLPNLTYLGYLHREEELARVYASCDVFVSTSCGETYGLAFLEAQACGCLLVAFDMGLETQPFKEFLVREPTLEAFYDAIIHACNALSLSNRERLSSYVQRHFSWESTFDRLLGVYRGVLAQV is encoded by the coding sequence ATGAAGCTTGTTGATATAACACCTTATTTTCACAGCAGGAGCGGAGGCATAAGGAGGTATCTGCTTGAAAAAACAAAATATCTGCAGCAAAGGGGTGTGGAGCATGTGCTCATAGTTCCCGGCAGGGAGAGAAGAACATACTGCATAAATGCTACGAGAGTTTACGAACTTCCCTCCTTCCCCCTCCCCCTCACTGGAGGTTACAGGTTCTTCTCCTCTTTCTCAGAGATAAGGGAGATACTGCAGAGGGAGGAGCCTGATGTGGTGGAGCTGGGCGGAACCTACCAGCCAGTAAACCATCTCAAGTCTGAAAGATACCTGCTGAGCGTTTTCTATCACTCTGACATAAGGACTGACCTGTCCCTGCTCCCTGCTCCGGAAAGGCTCAGAAAAGCCCTTCTGGAACATACCATAAAGAAGAAGCTCTCCAGGGCAGATATGATAATTACACCCTCAAGAGTGCAGGAAGAGTTTCTTAAGGCTTCGGGGCTTGAAAATGTGGTTACGGTAAACCTTGGAGTGGACACGGATGTGTTCAACCCGTCAAAGAGAGACCCATACTTTGACAGAGCTCTGGGCATAGGTGCGGGCAAGTTTAAACTACTATACTCTGGGAGGCTTTCACCGGACAAAAACGTAGACCTTCTTCTTGAAGTTTTCCAGCACCTTGACCCTACACTTTTCCACCTTGTTGTGGCGGGGGATGGTCCTGCAAGAAAAAAGGTGGAAAAACTCACCCAGAAGCTTCCTAACCTCACTTACTTGGGATACCTTCACAGGGAGGAGGAACTTGCCAGGGTATATGCGAGCTGTGATGTTTTTGTGAGCACATCCTGCGGTGAAACCTATGGACTTGCCTTCCTTGAGGCTCAGGCATGTGGCTGTCTTCTGGTTGCCTTTGATATGGGTCTTGAAACCCAGCCCTTCAAAGAGTTTCTTGTGAGAGAGCCGACCCTGGAAGCCTTTTACGACGCAATAATTCATGCATGCAATGCCTTAAGCCTTTCCAACAGAGAAAGGCTAAGCTCCTATGTTCAGAGGCACTTTTCATGGGAATCCACCTTTGACAGGCTTCTCGGGGTTTACCGTGGAGTCCTTGCTCAGGTATAG
- a CDS encoding SCP2 sterol-binding domain-containing protein — protein MKANTEDYVRELKLLAHHIQETHGEFLKNIQEPLLLEVELPEAGKANFLISSEGIRYSSGISEARHVISISYRDLLRLVEKPSRILRYIFEGRVRIRGDYQKVLSTLQRLL, from the coding sequence TTGAAAGCGAATACTGAGGATTATGTAAGGGAGCTCAAGCTCCTTGCCCATCATATTCAAGAAACACACGGGGAATTTTTAAAAAACATACAGGAGCCACTCTTACTTGAAGTTGAGCTCCCAGAAGCGGGAAAGGCTAACTTTCTGATAAGCTCTGAGGGCATACGTTATAGCTCTGGAATATCAGAGGCAAGACATGTGATAAGCATTAGCTACAGAGACCTGCTCAGGCTCGTGGAAAAACCCTCAAGAATATTACGCTACATCTTTGAAGGTAGAGTGAGGATAAGGGGGGACTATCAGAAGGTTCTGTCCACTCTTCAGAGGCTCCTCTAA
- a CDS encoding heavy metal translocating P-type ATPase, which produces MTYRVERLSPGRLRLTSYLFQYLHHPDETLKSYFSRFGGVRKVSYSRTSGRLILEYDPQSFDLIEFLSHIENTPRDVFLEDLSRERASVHKKDTGTSRWLMLSTAGFLPYLLRGVIPGPLLAGMTLLLSKPIFEKAISSLRGRKLDVHFLDSSAIVLASLTGNPLSAHTMVFLLALGDYLSERVEKKAYEKIEKLFSYKEDTAWLLIGNGQVIKIKALDLKKGDLIAVYAGEKIPADGVVEEGDALVNQASLTGESNPVHKKVGDKVFAGTFVEDGKLYVRVEEVGEETVVAKIAKIVEESIKEPINIQKMAEETANRLVMPTVGLGTLSYLLSGQVGRLTSTLIIDYHTGIHLTTPLTVLSSVAQASTYGILIKSGGKLEALSRVDTFVMDKTGTLTVGHPVVEDVVGLEISEEETLRYAASLEQRITHPVARAIVKLAEDRGLELVPRENSQYHIGLGIEGELNGTKFMLGSTRFMQRKRIRISQEVRDLVDKFHSEAKSVLYLVRERKIVGLLTFRDPLREEAKDVVAELRKRGKKVILCTGDNEGIARYMAKELGLEEFYARVFPAEKAKVVEKLKKQGRVVAFVGDGVNDSPALSSSDVGISLRSGTDIAIEVADIVIGDSLWHLVDVVDIAEHTVKKLKTTYRLNGLINTIGLIGSALGLIGPSVSTLINNGTTVLLGIYSLQKPQRR; this is translated from the coding sequence ATGACCTACAGGGTAGAAAGGCTCTCTCCTGGAAGGCTCAGGCTCACATCATACCTCTTTCAGTATTTACACCATCCAGATGAAACGCTCAAGTCTTATTTTTCAAGGTTTGGGGGCGTAAGGAAGGTAAGCTACTCAAGAACTTCAGGAAGACTAATTCTTGAATATGACCCTCAGAGCTTTGACCTCATAGAGTTTCTCAGCCACATTGAGAACACACCAAGGGATGTTTTCCTTGAAGACCTCTCAAGGGAAAGGGCGAGTGTTCACAAGAAAGATACGGGGACATCTCGCTGGCTAATGCTGAGCACCGCTGGTTTTCTGCCATACCTCCTGAGGGGCGTAATTCCCGGTCCACTTCTCGCAGGCATGACCCTGCTCCTCTCAAAGCCCATATTTGAAAAGGCTATAAGCTCCCTCAGAGGAAGAAAGCTTGATGTTCACTTTCTTGATTCCTCAGCCATAGTGCTGGCAAGCCTCACAGGGAACCCACTTTCTGCACATACCATGGTATTCCTGCTGGCTCTTGGCGATTACCTCTCCGAAAGGGTAGAGAAAAAGGCTTATGAAAAGATTGAAAAGCTCTTCTCCTACAAGGAGGATACTGCATGGCTCCTTATAGGCAATGGTCAGGTTATAAAGATAAAGGCCCTTGACCTTAAAAAGGGCGACCTGATAGCTGTCTACGCCGGGGAAAAGATTCCTGCAGACGGTGTAGTGGAGGAAGGGGATGCTCTCGTAAACCAGGCATCCCTGACGGGAGAGTCAAACCCGGTTCACAAAAAGGTGGGCGATAAGGTTTTTGCGGGCACCTTCGTTGAAGATGGTAAACTTTACGTAAGGGTAGAAGAGGTGGGAGAAGAAACGGTGGTGGCAAAAATCGCAAAAATCGTGGAGGAGAGCATAAAAGAGCCCATAAACATACAGAAGATGGCAGAAGAGACCGCCAACAGGCTTGTGATGCCGACCGTTGGCCTTGGCACGCTGTCTTACCTTCTCAGCGGTCAGGTGGGAAGGCTCACCTCCACACTTATCATAGACTACCACACGGGTATTCATCTTACAACGCCTCTTACGGTGCTATCCAGTGTGGCACAGGCCTCCACTTACGGCATACTCATAAAGAGCGGTGGAAAGCTGGAAGCCCTCTCAAGGGTTGACACCTTTGTCATGGACAAGACGGGAACACTAACGGTGGGGCATCCAGTGGTTGAGGATGTGGTGGGGCTTGAGATTTCTGAAGAAGAAACCCTCAGATACGCCGCCTCCCTTGAACAGAGGATAACCCATCCGGTGGCAAGGGCGATAGTGAAGCTGGCAGAGGATAGGGGGCTGGAACTTGTCCCAAGAGAAAACTCCCAGTATCACATAGGACTGGGTATAGAGGGTGAGCTGAATGGAACAAAGTTCATGCTGGGAAGCACCCGTTTTATGCAAAGGAAGAGGATAAGGATAAGTCAGGAAGTTAGAGACCTTGTGGATAAGTTTCACTCCGAGGCGAAGTCCGTTCTCTATCTTGTGAGGGAAAGGAAAATAGTTGGTCTTCTCACCTTCAGAGACCCACTCAGAGAAGAGGCAAAGGATGTGGTTGCTGAGCTCAGAAAGAGGGGTAAGAAGGTCATACTTTGCACTGGGGACAACGAAGGTATAGCCAGATATATGGCAAAGGAGCTTGGTCTGGAAGAATTTTACGCAAGGGTTTTCCCTGCAGAGAAGGCAAAGGTTGTGGAAAAGCTTAAAAAACAGGGAAGGGTGGTGGCCTTTGTTGGTGATGGTGTAAACGATTCACCAGCCCTTTCCTCCTCAGACGTGGGCATTTCCCTCAGGAGCGGAACCGACATAGCCATAGAGGTGGCGGACATCGTCATCGGGGATAGCCTCTGGCACCTGGTGGATGTGGTGGACATTGCGGAGCACACCGTAAAGAAGCTCAAAACCACATACAGGCTTAACGGCCTTATAAATACTATAGGTCTGATAGGCTCAGCCCTGGGGCTTATCGGGCCATCTGTTTCAACCCTCATAAACAACGGCACTACCGTGCTGTTGGGTATATATTCATTACAAAAACCCCAAAGGAGGTGA
- a CDS encoding CZB domain-containing protein: MIDVRFYLAQHELYLKRLKRAIENRKDFNHKECCRDTKENCCAFGQTFYRDVMPRIDEFPQHIRDVLLQIEEVHCRFHEIGKNINTKEPDENLVKQMQDTSLTLYHLLMKLERMLKGLEEVRYP; the protein is encoded by the coding sequence GTGATAGATGTGAGGTTTTATCTGGCACAGCATGAGCTTTATCTGAAGAGGCTTAAGAGGGCCATAGAAAATAGAAAAGACTTTAACCATAAGGAGTGTTGCAGGGATACAAAAGAGAACTGCTGTGCCTTTGGGCAGACCTTCTACAGAGACGTAATGCCTAGAATAGATGAATTTCCCCAACATATAAGGGATGTGCTGCTTCAGATAGAAGAGGTTCACTGCAGGTTTCACGAGATAGGGAAGAACATAAACACGAAGGAACCCGATGAAAACCTTGTAAAGCAGATGCAGGATACATCCCTGACCCTTTATCATCTCCTGATGAAACTGGAGCGTATGCTAAAAGGTCTCGAAGAGGTCCGCTATCCTTAA
- the thrB gene encoding homoserine kinase: protein MFKIVVPASTSNFGSGFDTFGLALSLYNDFMVEFSEEYSVEIESEGGHLPRDRNNLFIKAYARACQLSGIPEKPIRLKQLNRVPTARGLGSSATAIVGGISAFEVLHHVKLSLEDKLRIAFEFEPHPDNLLPALLGGFVVCAGSEEGVKFLRLDFPEELKVVVCIPHFELSTQKAREVLKREVSLKDAVFNLQRSALFVGALLSGRFDLLREAVKDRLHQPHRAELIPGFWKVMESAYSAGAVALFLSGAGPSIAGLCLKNCDGVGKAMVEAFRERGISSTYMVLSSSREGVRVENPDP, encoded by the coding sequence ATGTTTAAAATCGTAGTTCCCGCCAGCACCAGCAACTTTGGCTCTGGCTTTGATACCTTTGGGCTTGCACTAAGCCTCTATAACGACTTCATGGTGGAATTTTCAGAGGAATACTCGGTTGAAATTGAGAGCGAAGGTGGCCATCTGCCGAGGGACAGAAACAATCTCTTTATAAAGGCATACGCAAGGGCATGTCAGCTGTCAGGAATACCAGAAAAACCCATAAGGCTCAAACAGTTAAACAGGGTGCCCACCGCAAGGGGTCTTGGTTCATCAGCCACCGCCATAGTAGGAGGCATTTCTGCCTTTGAAGTTCTCCACCATGTAAAGTTAAGCCTTGAGGATAAACTCAGGATTGCCTTTGAGTTTGAGCCTCATCCTGATAACCTGCTTCCTGCTCTTCTTGGGGGCTTCGTGGTGTGTGCAGGCTCTGAGGAAGGGGTGAAGTTTCTCAGGCTTGACTTTCCTGAGGAGCTAAAGGTTGTGGTCTGCATTCCCCATTTTGAGCTCTCCACTCAGAAGGCAAGGGAGGTGTTAAAGAGGGAGGTTTCTCTGAAAGATGCAGTCTTTAACCTTCAGAGGTCTGCCCTCTTTGTGGGGGCGTTGCTTTCTGGCAGGTTTGACCTCCTGAGGGAAGCGGTAAAAGACAGGCTTCATCAACCCCACAGGGCTGAGCTCATACCCGGGTTCTGGAAAGTCATGGAAAGTGCCTATTCTGCAGGTGCGGTGGCCCTTTTCCTGAGCGGTGCAGGACCCTCCATAGCGGGTCTATGTCTTAAAAACTGCGATGGGGTGGGAAAAGCTATGGTGGAAGCCTTCAGAGAAAGGGGAATAAGCTCAACATACATGGTGCTCTCTTCATCTCGGGAGGGTGTAAGGGTTGAAAATCCTGACCCTTGA
- a CDS encoding type III pantothenate kinase, translating to MKILTLDVGNTSVDACLFEGTLSYLGKFRHTDLPRVEADMVLVSSVRPSANALVKEVYPEAKFIKAEHVPVRTAFEGKERVGVDRLLNLFGAVRLYGENVVVASLGTALVVDLAVDGVFQGGFITLGIGSGLECLSQRAELIPPLTFKRVHPDIGTDTESAILGGFIKQSMHFLRGCLSEWQELYGRSLRLVITGGDGWLFEEVGVYDPLLIHRAMLLLYSPLQTL from the coding sequence TTGAAAATCCTGACCCTTGATGTGGGGAACACATCGGTGGACGCCTGCCTTTTTGAGGGCACTCTCTCCTACCTTGGAAAGTTTAGACATACAGACCTTCCCAGAGTTGAAGCGGACATGGTGCTCGTGTCCTCTGTCAGACCTTCTGCCAATGCCCTTGTGAAAGAAGTCTATCCGGAGGCAAAGTTCATAAAGGCGGAGCATGTGCCCGTCAGGACTGCCTTTGAGGGAAAGGAAAGGGTGGGCGTTGACAGGCTTCTCAACCTCTTTGGTGCTGTAAGGCTATACGGTGAAAACGTGGTGGTCGCCAGCCTTGGGACTGCTCTTGTGGTTGACCTTGCGGTGGATGGCGTCTTTCAGGGTGGCTTTATAACCCTCGGGATTGGCTCTGGGCTTGAGTGCCTGTCCCAAAGGGCAGAGCTAATACCACCTCTGACCTTCAAAAGGGTTCACCCAGACATAGGCACGGATACGGAAAGCGCCATCCTTGGAGGCTTCATAAAGCAGAGCATGCACTTTTTGAGGGGATGCCTCAGCGAATGGCAGGAGCTTTATGGCAGAAGCCTCAGGCTGGTGATAACGGGTGGCGATGGCTGGCTTTTTGAGGAAGTGGGCGTTTACGACCCCCTTCTCATTCACAGGGCTATGCTTCTTCTCTATAGCCCTTTACAAACTCTATAG
- a CDS encoding HDIG domain-containing metalloprotein, producing MDVLFEKGIKHTAHGLNFYMTYFDDIARVLPREALCFIVGGWVRDRLLGESVGYHIDVDLLVTCDPRETAKRLAERIGGSYFEFEKKGLFIKRPTIATVVLRLGPYKYRFDFAQIKGRDVEKALVEDLLSRDFTANAMAVSIDDVLSIGAKQTLIYDPAHGVEDLERGLLRPVFLKNLEEDPVRILRGFRLAVEKGLELTEDFYRFVREKGHLLRRAPAERITLELFKVLRASGSYRVLRELYAHGVLQTLFPDTARWKEVKDQGEHHVYPLEEHVFKVLEFLERVIEERDRYLPAELLEDFGRMEVLGEFSDLELLKLSALFHDLAKPHTFEVREGKVTFYNHDKLGADMVREYGKTYRWGEHATEFVAKLVREHLRPFYLRESLFKGQLTDRGRANFWRECGDIAPHLFLHAIADALGSGDEEVEIKRLLETIHDLVSFRRVRLSRMPVKALLDGREIMELLGIEPGPQVGRIKKALEEAQLDGRVRTKEEAIEFVKGYREEA from the coding sequence ATGGATGTCCTCTTTGAGAAGGGCATAAAACACACAGCCCACGGGCTCAACTTTTACATGACTTACTTTGACGATATTGCAAGGGTTCTTCCAAGGGAAGCACTCTGTTTTATAGTGGGTGGGTGGGTTAGAGACAGGCTTCTGGGAGAGTCTGTGGGATACCATATAGATGTGGACCTTCTTGTGACCTGCGACCCCAGAGAGACCGCAAAAAGGCTGGCGGAGAGAATAGGCGGTTCTTACTTTGAGTTTGAGAAGAAGGGGCTCTTCATAAAGAGACCCACCATAGCGACTGTGGTTCTCAGGCTTGGTCCCTACAAATACAGGTTTGACTTTGCCCAGATAAAGGGTAGAGATGTGGAGAAGGCTCTGGTGGAAGACCTGCTCTCGAGGGACTTTACCGCCAACGCCATGGCAGTGAGTATTGACGATGTGCTCAGCATTGGAGCAAAGCAAACTCTGATTTACGACCCCGCCCATGGCGTGGAGGACCTGGAGCGAGGGCTTTTGAGACCCGTATTTCTGAAAAACCTCGAAGAAGACCCGGTCAGGATCCTCAGGGGCTTTCGCCTTGCGGTAGAAAAAGGGCTGGAGCTCACGGAGGATTTTTACCGCTTTGTGAGGGAAAAGGGGCATCTGCTCAGGAGGGCTCCGGCGGAGAGGATTACCCTTGAGCTCTTTAAGGTTCTGAGAGCTTCCGGCAGCTACAGAGTTCTCAGGGAGCTATACGCGCACGGCGTCCTGCAGACGCTTTTTCCAGACACAGCCCGCTGGAAGGAGGTAAAGGACCAGGGTGAGCATCATGTTTATCCCCTTGAGGAGCATGTCTTTAAGGTGCTGGAGTTCTTGGAGAGGGTTATAGAAGAACGGGACAGGTATCTGCCTGCAGAGCTTCTTGAGGACTTTGGAAGGATGGAGGTGCTCGGTGAGTTTTCTGACCTTGAGCTTCTCAAGCTTTCAGCCCTCTTTCATGACCTTGCAAAGCCCCATACCTTTGAGGTGAGAGAGGGCAAGGTCACCTTCTACAACCACGATAAGCTGGGTGCGGACATGGTAAGAGAATACGGGAAAACCTACAGGTGGGGGGAACATGCCACAGAGTTTGTAGCAAAGCTTGTAAGGGAACACCTCAGACCCTTCTACCTAAGAGAGTCTCTCTTTAAGGGTCAGCTCACCGATAGAGGAAGGGCAAACTTCTGGAGAGAGTGTGGAGATATAGCACCCCACCTTTTCCTTCACGCCATTGCGGACGCCCTCGGGAGCGGTGATGAGGAGGTGGAAATAAAGAGACTTCTTGAGACAATCCATGACCTTGTAAGCTTCAGAAGAGTCAGACTCTCAAGGATGCCAGTAAAAGCTCTCCTTGACGGCAGGGAGATAATGGAGCTTCTGGGCATTGAGCCGGGACCACAGGTCGGGAGGATAAAGAAGGCTCTCGAGGAGGCACAGCTGGATGGGAGGGTAAGGACAAAGGAGGAGGCTATAGAGTTTGTAAAGGGCTATAGAGAAGAAGCATAG
- a CDS encoding GTPase domain-containing protein, translated as MNLRILYHGLGMAGKTTNLEKLREIYASFVNDRLHQQTTEGRTVYLDILALNLKTKTGNEEVEVSLFTTPGQERFKILRKWIFGHVDGLVMVLDSSRSLEENLKAYQELEEYGLTSLPVVVQANKRDADNPIPMEEISRAFDGLKVLEAIAKDGLGVAETFRAIIREVLHAKAHAG; from the coding sequence ATGAACCTGCGCATACTTTACCACGGACTTGGTATGGCGGGCAAAACCACAAACCTTGAAAAGCTCAGGGAAATATATGCCTCCTTTGTAAATGACAGGCTTCATCAGCAGACCACCGAAGGCAGGACCGTTTACCTTGACATACTCGCTCTTAACCTCAAAACAAAGACAGGTAATGAAGAGGTAGAGGTGAGCCTTTTCACCACTCCAGGACAGGAAAGGTTCAAAATTCTCAGAAAGTGGATATTTGGACATGTGGATGGGCTTGTGATGGTGTTAGATTCCTCCAGAAGTCTTGAGGAGAATCTCAAGGCTTACCAGGAGCTGGAAGAATACGGACTTACTTCCCTGCCGGTAGTGGTTCAGGCGAACAAGCGGGATGCAGACAACCCCATTCCTATGGAAGAAATATCAAGGGCCTTTGACGGCCTTAAAGTGCTGGAAGCGATTGCGAAGGATGGGCTGGGTGTTGCAGAGACTTTCAGGGCAATTATCAGGGAGGTTCTCCATGCAAAGGCTCATGCTGGCTGA
- a CDS encoding HEAT repeat domain-containing protein, with translation MNPLEFIPDDRSLRIVKYDPEHPILYFCPACWSTVSKDDKVCPNCGYDLTEFHQLPYEYKLIMALEHPVKDMKKNVIYTVGRKDLELALPHFELMVNRETDPIILMEIADALSRMSSPEATNLLRKLAQHRYPVVRSRAIMHLQKRISDV, from the coding sequence ATGAACCCTCTTGAATTTATTCCCGATGACAGAAGTTTAAGGATAGTAAAGTATGACCCAGAACATCCCATACTCTACTTCTGCCCAGCCTGCTGGAGCACCGTTTCAAAGGACGATAAAGTGTGTCCTAACTGCGGATATGACCTTACAGAGTTCCATCAGCTTCCATACGAATACAAGCTCATAATGGCCCTTGAACATCCAGTGAAGGACATGAAAAAGAACGTTATATACACAGTGGGAAGAAAAGACTTAGAGCTTGCCCTGCCTCACTTTGAGCTGATGGTAAACAGGGAAACAGACCCCATAATACTTATGGAGATTGCGGACGCTCTTTCGAGGATGAGCTCGCCAGAAGCCACAAACCTCCTGAGAAAACTGGCGCAGCACCGCTACCCTGTGGTGCGTTCAAGGGCTATCATGCACCTTCAGAAGAGAATCAGCGATGTATAA
- a CDS encoding GGDEF domain-containing protein, producing MYNTGLKSLVKREFLERIKIKPHYQPIVDLSSGDIHGYEALSRFELDGKNFSPLKIFSMAKDIDAASELDLMCRKVALENFPRDLKGKLFLNVYPSYLVSEYMGKGHTMSYVLESGFNPRSVVLELTEAEKVQDMRLLKGALSHYKDMGFHVGIDDIGTGFNSLEHLLNLEGLLDYVKLPRELINGVSRSKIRHSLIKVLTEVSLSIGARPIYEGLEKQEDLLVLCQDFDAHLFQGFYFSLPLSPEDLRNFKLEARLCLCSQDKGLHGVDLRILHVKGEEKFGSFLERVEEFQDRYTLLDMDGNLYLLDLWKLKSQLNHIKRNLYYYRNIREATGLMKEVFVSVENLPEVDTSNSNLRNLFDLVTSSDWEVFVLGKGNGALRVIEKHNLIDYLHRKLTKELLESNPLTQLPGNRSIEETIKRLGNSGYDFYVCYLDIDNFKAFNDAYGFYAGDQMIKKVGFLLKNFESENVGRVFVGHVGGDDFVLILWDTALEDVKGKLFELLKNLKANLLEFYSPEDIQRGYFMARSREEEIREFPLADVSMVLVKGSPDPLDISRRSAQLKKKAKSVRGSVLVVEGLNEILTIDL from the coding sequence ATGTATAACACTGGGTTAAAATCCCTTGTAAAAAGGGAGTTTCTTGAAAGAATAAAGATAAAGCCCCATTATCAGCCCATAGTAGACTTGAGTTCGGGAGACATACACGGCTACGAGGCACTGAGCAGGTTTGAGCTGGATGGGAAGAACTTTAGTCCATTGAAAATCTTCAGCATGGCTAAGGATATTGACGCAGCATCGGAGCTTGACCTTATGTGCAGGAAAGTTGCCCTTGAAAACTTTCCAAGGGACCTGAAGGGCAAACTCTTCCTGAATGTATACCCATCCTATCTTGTGTCTGAATACATGGGGAAGGGGCACACCATGAGCTATGTGCTTGAGTCTGGCTTTAATCCCCGCAGCGTAGTCCTAGAACTCACAGAAGCAGAAAAGGTGCAGGATATGAGGCTTTTAAAGGGTGCCCTAAGCCACTACAAGGATATGGGCTTTCATGTTGGCATAGACGACATAGGCACGGGCTTTAACTCCCTTGAACACCTCTTAAACCTTGAGGGGCTACTAGACTACGTAAAGCTTCCGAGGGAGCTTATAAATGGCGTTTCAAGAAGCAAAATAAGACATAGTCTTATAAAGGTTCTTACGGAGGTGTCCCTCAGTATAGGTGCAAGGCCCATATACGAGGGGCTCGAAAAGCAAGAAGACCTTCTTGTGCTCTGTCAGGACTTTGACGCCCACCTCTTTCAGGGTTTCTACTTCTCATTACCCCTTTCTCCAGAAGATTTGAGAAACTTCAAGCTGGAGGCGAGACTGTGTCTGTGTTCTCAGGATAAGGGTCTGCACGGCGTAGACTTGCGTATCCTCCATGTTAAAGGTGAGGAGAAGTTTGGCTCATTTCTGGAAAGAGTAGAAGAGTTTCAGGACAGGTATACTCTTCTGGATATGGATGGAAACTTATACCTTCTTGACCTGTGGAAGTTAAAAAGCCAGCTTAACCACATAAAAAGGAACCTTTATTACTACAGGAACATCAGAGAAGCTACAGGTCTTATGAAGGAGGTCTTTGTGAGCGTTGAAAACCTACCAGAGGTAGACACGAGCAATTCTAACTTAAGGAACCTCTTTGACCTGGTTACCTCCTCAGACTGGGAGGTTTTTGTCCTTGGAAAGGGGAATGGTGCTCTGAGGGTGATTGAAAAGCATAACCTTATAGACTACCTTCACAGGAAGCTCACAAAGGAACTTCTTGAGAGCAACCCCCTAACCCAACTGCCAGGAAACAGGTCTATAGAGGAGACCATAAAAAGACTGGGAAATTCTGGCTATGACTTCTATGTCTGTTATCTTGACATAGACAACTTTAAAGCCTTTAACGACGCCTACGGTTTTTATGCGGGGGACCAGATGATAAAAAAGGTGGGCTTTCTGCTCAAAAACTTTGAGAGCGAGAACGTTGGCAGGGTCTTTGTAGGGCATGTAGGAGGAGATGACTTTGTCCTTATACTCTGGGATACTGCCCTGGAGGATGTAAAAGGCAAACTATTTGAGCTATTAAAGAACCTGAAGGCGAACCTCCTTGAGTTTTACAGTCCTGAAGACATACAGAGAGGCTACTTTATGGCAAGGAGCAGGGAGGAGGAAATAAGAGAGTTTCCCCTGGCGGATGTTTCCATGGTGCTCGTGAAGGGCTCTCCTGACCCACTGGACATATCCAGAAGGTCTGCTCAGCTCAAGAAGAAAGCAAAGTCTGTAAGAGGCAGTGTGCTTGTGGTGGAGGGTCTTAACGAAATCTTAACAATTGACCTGTAA